A window of the Streptomyces sp. NBC_01351 genome harbors these coding sequences:
- the nuoE gene encoding NADH-quinone oxidoreductase subunit NuoE produces MTEISLGMPQLPAPDFPADVRERLEADAKEVIARYPDSRSALLPLLHLCQSQEGYVSRTGIRFCADVLGLTTAEVTAVATFYTMYRRKPSGDYQVGVCTNTLCAVMGGDAIFEELKEHLGVGNNETTPDGKVTLEHIECNAACDYAPVVMVNWEFFDNQTPESAKAMVDDLLAGRPVEPTRGAPLCTYKETARILAGFPDEREGAVEASGGAGPASLIGLRIARGESPRTPIVHPRGEPRGEATTEGGE; encoded by the coding sequence ATGACAGAGATCTCGCTGGGTATGCCCCAGCTGCCCGCACCCGACTTCCCGGCGGACGTCCGCGAGCGCCTCGAAGCGGACGCCAAGGAGGTCATCGCCCGCTACCCCGACAGCCGCAGCGCGCTGCTGCCGCTGCTGCACCTGTGCCAGTCGCAGGAGGGCTACGTCTCGCGCACCGGCATCCGCTTCTGCGCCGACGTACTGGGCCTGACCACCGCCGAGGTCACGGCGGTCGCGACCTTCTACACGATGTACCGGCGCAAGCCCTCCGGGGACTACCAGGTCGGCGTCTGTACGAACACCCTGTGCGCGGTCATGGGCGGCGACGCCATCTTCGAGGAGCTCAAGGAGCACCTCGGGGTCGGCAACAACGAGACGACCCCCGACGGCAAGGTCACCCTCGAACACATCGAGTGCAACGCGGCCTGCGACTACGCCCCCGTGGTGATGGTCAACTGGGAGTTCTTCGACAACCAGACCCCCGAGTCCGCCAAGGCCATGGTGGACGACCTGCTGGCCGGCCGCCCCGTCGAGCCGACCCGGGGCGCGCCGCTGTGCACGTACAAGGAGACCGCCCGGATCCTGGCGGGCTTCCCCGACGAGCGGGAGGGCGCGGTCGAGGCGAGCGGCGGCGCCGGCCCCGCCTCCCTGATCGGTCTGCGCATCGCCCGCGGCGAGTCCCCGCGGACCCCGATCGTCCACCCGCGTGGCGAACCCCGCGGCGAGGCCACCACCGAGGGAGGGGAGTGA
- a CDS encoding NADH-quinone oxidoreductase subunit D — MSPTSNRAENHASADHASSRETTEGLVYTVTGGDWDEIVQSAAKADDERIVVNMGPQHPSTHGVLRLILEIDGETVTEARCGIGYLHTGIEKNLEYRNWTQGTTFVTRMDYLTPFFNEAAYCLGVEKLLGITDQIPDRATVLRVLLMELNRISSHLVCIATGGMELGATTIMIYGFRDRELILDIFELITGLRMNHAFIRPGGLAQDLPPGAVDQLREFIKTMKKNLPEYDKLATGNPIFKARMQDVGYLDLTGCMALGATGPILRSAGLPHDLRKSEPYCGYENYEFDVPTTETCDSYGRFLIRLEEMRQSLRIVEQCLERLEPGPVMVADKKIAWPAQLAMGPDGLGNSLDHIRNIMGTSMEALIHHFKLVTEGFRVPAGQVYAAVESPKGELGVHVVSDGGTRPYRVHFRDPSFTNLQAMAAMCEGGQVADVIVAVASIDPVMGGVDR; from the coding sequence ATGTCCCCCACCTCGAATCGCGCAGAAAACCACGCCTCTGCGGACCACGCGTCCTCCCGCGAGACCACCGAAGGCCTCGTCTACACCGTCACCGGCGGCGACTGGGACGAGATCGTCCAGTCCGCGGCCAAGGCCGACGACGAGCGGATCGTCGTCAACATGGGCCCCCAGCACCCCTCCACCCACGGAGTGCTCCGCCTGATCCTGGAGATCGACGGCGAGACGGTCACCGAAGCCCGCTGCGGCATCGGCTACCTGCACACCGGCATCGAGAAGAACCTCGAATACCGGAACTGGACGCAGGGCACCACCTTCGTCACGCGCATGGACTACCTGACGCCGTTCTTCAACGAGGCGGCGTACTGCCTCGGCGTCGAGAAGCTGCTCGGCATCACCGATCAGATCCCGGACCGCGCCACCGTCCTGCGCGTCCTGCTGATGGAGCTCAACCGGATCTCCTCCCACCTGGTGTGCATCGCCACCGGCGGCATGGAGCTGGGCGCGACCACGATCATGATCTACGGCTTCCGCGACCGCGAGCTGATCCTCGACATCTTCGAGCTGATCACCGGCCTGCGCATGAACCACGCGTTCATCCGCCCCGGCGGCCTCGCGCAGGACCTGCCCCCCGGCGCCGTCGACCAGCTGCGCGAGTTCATCAAGACGATGAAGAAGAACCTGCCGGAGTACGACAAGCTCGCCACCGGCAACCCCATCTTCAAGGCCCGCATGCAGGACGTCGGCTACCTCGACCTCACCGGCTGCATGGCGCTCGGCGCCACCGGCCCGATCCTGCGCTCCGCCGGCCTGCCGCACGACCTGCGCAAGTCGGAACCGTACTGCGGCTACGAGAACTACGAGTTCGACGTGCCGACCACCGAGACCTGCGACTCCTACGGGCGGTTCCTGATCCGCCTGGAGGAGATGCGCCAGTCGCTGCGGATCGTCGAGCAGTGCCTGGAGCGGCTTGAGCCGGGCCCGGTGATGGTCGCCGACAAGAAGATCGCCTGGCCGGCGCAGCTGGCGATGGGCCCCGACGGCCTCGGCAACTCGCTCGACCACATCAGGAACATCATGGGCACCTCCATGGAGGCCCTCATCCACCACTTCAAGCTGGTGACCGAGGGCTTCCGGGTCCCCGCCGGGCAGGTGTACGCGGCGGTCGAGTCGCCCAAGGGCGAGCTCGGCGTCCACGTCGTCTCCGACGGCGGAACCCGCCCCTACCGGGTCCACTTCCGCGACCCGTCCTTCACCAACCTGCAGGCCATGGCCGCGATGTGCGAGGGCGGCCAGGTCGCCGACGTCATCGTCGCCGTCGCCTCCATCGACCCCGTGATGGGAGGCGTCGACCGATGA
- a CDS encoding NADH-quinone oxidoreductase subunit C: MSETQEPENGTNGTNGSNVPAPRGDSAGPEVIGVRKGMFGAKNGGDTSGYGGLVRTVALPGASARPYGSYFDEVVDELEGALEEQDLLPENAIEKVVVDRGELTLHIAREHLGRVAATLRDDPALRFELCTGVSGVHFPDDKGRELHAVYHLRSLTHGRILRLEVSAPDSDPHIPSLVSVYPTNDWHERETYDFFGLIFDGHPALTRIMMPDDWQGFPQRKDYPLGGIAVEYKGAQIPAPDQRRSYS; the protein is encoded by the coding sequence GTGAGCGAGACCCAAGAGCCGGAGAACGGCACCAACGGTACGAACGGCAGCAACGTCCCTGCTCCCCGCGGGGACTCCGCGGGCCCCGAGGTCATCGGCGTCCGCAAGGGCATGTTCGGCGCGAAGAACGGCGGCGACACCAGCGGCTACGGCGGCCTGGTCCGGACCGTGGCCCTGCCCGGCGCGTCGGCCCGCCCCTACGGCTCGTACTTCGACGAGGTCGTGGACGAGCTGGAAGGCGCCCTGGAGGAGCAGGACCTGCTTCCGGAGAACGCGATCGAGAAGGTCGTCGTCGACCGGGGGGAGCTGACCCTCCACATCGCCCGCGAGCACCTCGGCCGCGTCGCCGCCACCCTGCGCGACGACCCGGCCCTGCGCTTCGAACTCTGCACGGGCGTCTCCGGGGTGCACTTCCCCGACGACAAGGGCCGCGAACTGCACGCCGTCTACCACCTGCGCTCGCTCACCCACGGCCGGATCCTGCGGCTGGAGGTGTCCGCCCCGGACAGCGACCCGCACATCCCGTCGCTCGTCTCCGTCTACCCGACCAACGACTGGCACGAGCGCGAGACGTACGACTTCTTCGGCCTGATCTTCGACGGGCACCCGGCCCTCACCCGGATCATGATGCCGGACGACTGGCAGGGCTTCCCGCAGCGCAAGGACTACCCGCTCGGCGGCATCGCCGTCGAGTACAAGGGCGCCCAGATCCCGGCTCCCGACCAGCGGAGGTCGTACAGCTGA
- a CDS encoding NuoB/complex I 20 kDa subunit family protein translates to MGLEEKLPSGFLLTTVEQAAGWVRKSSVFPATFGLACCAIEMMTTGAGRYDLARFGMEVFRGSPRQADLMIVAGRVSQKMAPVLRQVYDQMPAPKWVISMGVCASSGGMFNNYAIVQGVDHIVPVDIYLPGCPPRPEMLMDAILKLHQKIQGSKLGVNREEAAREAEEAALKALPMIEMKGLLR, encoded by the coding sequence ATGGGACTGGAAGAGAAGCTGCCGAGCGGCTTTCTGCTGACCACCGTCGAACAGGCCGCGGGATGGGTGCGCAAGTCATCCGTCTTCCCCGCGACCTTCGGCCTGGCCTGCTGTGCGATCGAGATGATGACCACCGGAGCGGGCCGGTACGACCTGGCCCGCTTCGGCATGGAGGTCTTCCGCGGCTCCCCGCGCCAGGCCGATCTGATGATCGTGGCCGGCCGGGTCAGCCAGAAGATGGCGCCGGTGCTCCGGCAGGTGTACGACCAGATGCCCGCTCCCAAATGGGTCATCTCCATGGGGGTTTGTGCATCTTCAGGCGGAATGTTCAACAACTACGCGATCGTCCAGGGCGTCGACCACATCGTCCCCGTGGACATCTACCTCCCCGGCTGCCCGCCGCGCCCCGAGATGCTGATGGACGCGATCCTCAAGCTCCACCAGAAGATCCAGGGCTCGAAGCTCGGCGTGAACAGGGAAGAGGCGGCCCGCGAGGCGGAGGAAGCGGCCCTCAAGGCACTCCCCATGATCGAGATGAAGGGGCTGCTCCGGTGA
- a CDS encoding NADH-quinone oxidoreductase subunit A, whose translation MNAYAPILVLGALGAGFAIFSVVMATLIGPKRYNRAKLEAYECGIEPTPTPAGGGRFPIKYYLTAMLFIVFDIEVVFLYPWAVTFDSLGIFGLVEMLLFVLTVFVAYAYVWRRGGLEWD comes from the coding sequence GTGAATGCGTACGCGCCCATCCTCGTGCTCGGCGCCCTCGGCGCAGGGTTTGCGATCTTCTCCGTGGTCATGGCCACGCTGATCGGCCCAAAACGGTACAACCGGGCGAAGCTTGAGGCGTACGAGTGCGGCATCGAGCCCACTCCTACGCCGGCCGGCGGCGGTCGCTTCCCCATCAAGTACTACCTCACGGCGATGCTCTTCATCGTCTTCGACATCGAGGTGGTCTTCCTCTACCCCTGGGCCGTCACCTTCGACTCCCTGGGGATCTTCGGGCTCGTCGAGATGTTGCTCTTCGTGCTCACCGTCTTCGTCGCCTACGCCTACGTCTGGCGCCGCGGCGGCCTGGAATGGGACTGA
- a CDS encoding C40 family peptidase, whose protein sequence is MSHTAHIPSHRKPRRSASKLAVRAGVAGGVLSTLAMAGTASASPAEPVAETTLEMPVLNLDLAAEVASAVTTAAENTRSAAVEGELNAQEESARSGAAAEAKQAKEAAQKKADEEKKAKEEADRKAAAERASRTAARQTLQSTSGSASGSGSGSGSSTGSQPGAGTVTAPATGSAAAIVNFARAQVGKAYVMGGTGPSSYDCSGLVQAAYRQAGISLPRMSQAQSSSGTSVSLNALQPGDILYWGSRGSAYHVAVYVGGGKFVGAQNPSTGIVERSLSYDKPTGAVRVL, encoded by the coding sequence ATGTCCCACACCGCTCACATACCCAGCCACCGGAAGCCCCGCCGCAGCGCCTCGAAGCTCGCGGTCCGCGCCGGAGTTGCCGGTGGCGTCCTCAGCACCCTGGCCATGGCCGGCACCGCGAGCGCGTCCCCCGCCGAACCCGTGGCCGAGACGACGCTCGAAATGCCGGTCCTGAACCTGGACCTGGCCGCCGAGGTCGCCTCCGCCGTCACCACGGCCGCCGAGAACACGCGCTCGGCCGCCGTCGAGGGCGAACTGAACGCCCAGGAGGAGAGCGCCCGCAGCGGCGCCGCCGCCGAGGCGAAGCAGGCCAAGGAAGCGGCCCAGAAGAAGGCCGACGAGGAGAAGAAGGCGAAGGAGGAGGCGGACCGCAAGGCCGCGGCCGAGCGCGCCAGCCGCACCGCCGCCCGCCAGACCCTCCAGAGCACCTCTGGCTCCGCCTCCGGCTCGGGCTCCGGCTCCGGTTCCTCCACCGGCTCGCAGCCGGGCGCCGGCACCGTGACCGCCCCGGCCACCGGCTCCGCCGCCGCGATCGTCAACTTCGCCCGCGCGCAGGTCGGCAAGGCGTACGTCATGGGCGGCACCGGCCCGTCCTCGTACGACTGCTCGGGCCTCGTGCAGGCCGCCTACCGCCAGGCCGGCATCTCCCTGCCGCGCATGTCCCAGGCGCAGTCCTCCTCCGGCACCTCGGTCTCGCTGAACGCCCTGCAGCCGGGCGACATCCTGTACTGGGGCTCCCGCGGCTCCGCGTACCACGTCGCCGTCTACGTCGGCGGCGGCAAGTTCGTCGGCGCGCAGAACCCCAGCACGGGCATCGTCGAGCGCAGCCTGAGCTACGACAAGCCGACGGGCGCCGTCCGCGTCCTCTGA
- a CDS encoding peptidoglycan-binding protein codes for MSELQDVVVDVPDGEQADTGDAKTLPEAGGLARGRRVVLGVVGGAALMAIGGLLATTLVKSPAQVAAETGPPAQGVLTAEVERRVLAQKVVMRGTVVADQSVEVAPQPRSAEGAGTPVVTKLPLRAGDPVAAGQLLAEVSGRPVFTLKGTLPVYRDLKPGTTGDDVAQLQQALRELGHGTGADPKGVFGAGTKTALAARYKAIGYDPLPAVADGAEVLKAAQEAVRTAEWAVEDASGSAGSAGTGSASNEPAPSTAPSTAPTDPGTGKGGTAPKPGADAATGGTGGTSGDNGRALTRARQALAEARAKLTAAEAADGPMLPASETVFLGSFPARVSAVGGRIGGPVSGSVLTLSAGELVVEAYLKDDKKQLLRAGMSVVVSSEVAGTDARGKVALVATERSTGAQPGQQNGQQGGQQGAQGDGSQGKGGGGADLGYRMVVRADQPLPAGFSGQDVRLTIESAATDGEALVVPVTAVSASPDGQTLVTAVSTDGTQRRIPVRTGTSGDGYVAVTPVRDGELAAGARVVIGIAPREPSRKPSQGQGQGQSGGSETRALTGARTETGTGTGTGTGIDTGGHPGTGTDTRKVTTAAAAAPTTAGRPETGTGTPREGTPT; via the coding sequence GTGAGCGAGCTGCAGGACGTCGTGGTGGACGTGCCCGACGGCGAGCAGGCGGACACCGGTGACGCGAAGACCCTGCCGGAGGCCGGCGGGCTCGCGCGCGGGCGACGGGTCGTGCTCGGGGTGGTCGGCGGGGCCGCACTGATGGCCATCGGCGGGTTGCTGGCCACCACGCTGGTGAAGTCCCCCGCCCAGGTGGCCGCCGAGACCGGGCCGCCCGCGCAGGGGGTGCTGACCGCGGAGGTCGAGCGGCGGGTGCTCGCGCAGAAGGTGGTGATGCGCGGGACCGTCGTCGCCGACCAGAGCGTCGAGGTGGCCCCGCAGCCCCGCTCCGCCGAGGGCGCCGGGACACCCGTGGTGACGAAGCTGCCGCTGCGGGCCGGGGACCCGGTCGCGGCCGGGCAGCTGCTGGCGGAGGTGTCCGGGCGGCCCGTGTTCACCCTCAAGGGGACCCTGCCCGTCTACCGGGACCTCAAGCCGGGCACCACCGGCGACGACGTGGCCCAGCTGCAGCAGGCGCTGCGCGAGCTCGGGCACGGCACCGGCGCCGACCCGAAGGGCGTGTTCGGGGCCGGTACGAAGACCGCGCTCGCCGCACGCTACAAGGCCATCGGCTACGACCCGCTGCCCGCCGTGGCGGACGGCGCGGAGGTGCTCAAGGCCGCGCAGGAAGCCGTACGGACGGCCGAGTGGGCCGTCGAGGACGCGAGCGGCTCCGCCGGTTCGGCGGGTACGGGCAGTGCTTCCAACGAGCCGGCACCCTCGACCGCTCCCTCGACCGCGCCCACGGACCCCGGTACGGGCAAGGGCGGGACCGCGCCGAAGCCCGGGGCCGACGCGGCCACCGGCGGCACGGGTGGGACCAGCGGTGACAACGGCCGGGCCCTCACGCGTGCCCGCCAGGCGCTCGCCGAGGCCCGGGCCAAGCTGACGGCCGCGGAAGCCGCCGACGGGCCGATGCTCCCCGCCTCCGAGACCGTCTTCCTCGGGTCCTTCCCCGCCCGGGTCAGCGCCGTCGGCGGCCGGATCGGCGGCCCCGTCTCCGGGTCGGTGCTCACCCTGTCCGCGGGGGAACTCGTCGTCGAGGCGTACCTCAAGGACGACAAGAAGCAGCTGCTGCGCGCGGGCATGTCCGTGGTGGTCTCCTCGGAGGTCGCCGGCACCGACGCCCGCGGCAAGGTCGCACTGGTGGCCACCGAGCGGTCCACCGGCGCGCAGCCGGGCCAGCAGAACGGACAGCAGGGCGGGCAGCAAGGCGCGCAGGGCGACGGCTCCCAGGGCAAGGGCGGCGGCGGCGCCGACCTCGGCTACCGGATGGTGGTACGCGCCGACCAGCCGCTGCCCGCCGGGTTCTCCGGGCAGGACGTCCGGCTGACCATCGAGTCCGCCGCCACCGACGGCGAGGCCCTCGTGGTCCCGGTCACCGCGGTCTCCGCGAGCCCGGACGGCCAGACCCTCGTCACCGCCGTCTCCACCGACGGCACGCAGCGGCGCATCCCGGTGCGCACCGGGACCAGCGGCGACGGCTACGTGGCCGTGACCCCCGTGAGGGACGGCGAACTCGCGGCCGGCGCCCGCGTCGTCATCGGCATCGCCCCGAGGGAACCGAGCCGGAAGCCGAGCCAGGGGCAGGGCCAGGGGCAGAGCGGGGGATCCGAAACGAGGGCCCTCACGGGAGCCCGAACGGAAACCGGCACCGGCACCGGCACCGGCACGGGAATCGACACCGGCGGCCACCCCGGAACCGGCACGGACACCCGCAAGGTGACCACGGCGGCTGCCGCGGCGCCCACCACAGCCGGCCGCCCGGAAACCGGCACCGGAACACCCCGCGAGGGGACCCCCACGTGA
- a CDS encoding ABC transporter ATP-binding protein: protein MEFRGVGLTYPGPPPVEALHPCELVVERGEFITVVGPSGSGKSTFLNVAGLLDSPTSGRYLLDGIDTAALPDLERTALRGRRIGFVFQSFHLLPHRSALENVTLAMLYTGTPRAQRLVRAREALDQVGLGHRAGAVPGRLSGGERQRVAIARALVGRPSLLLCDEPTGNLDSANASSVLGLLDELHASGMTVLVITHDPEVARRGARTVTIHDGRLRT from the coding sequence ATCGAGTTCCGCGGGGTCGGCCTCACCTACCCCGGACCACCCCCCGTCGAGGCCCTGCACCCCTGCGAACTGGTCGTGGAGCGCGGGGAGTTCATCACCGTCGTCGGACCCTCCGGCTCCGGGAAGTCCACCTTCCTCAACGTCGCCGGGCTGCTCGACTCCCCCACCAGCGGCCGGTACCTCCTCGACGGGATCGACACCGCCGCCCTCCCCGACCTGGAGCGCACCGCCCTGCGCGGCCGCCGGATCGGGTTCGTGTTCCAGTCCTTCCACCTCCTCCCCCACCGGTCCGCCCTGGAGAACGTCACCCTCGCCATGCTCTACACCGGAACACCGCGCGCGCAGCGCCTCGTACGGGCCCGCGAGGCACTCGACCAGGTCGGCCTCGGGCACCGCGCCGGCGCCGTGCCCGGGCGGCTGTCCGGCGGCGAACGCCAGCGCGTGGCCATCGCCCGCGCCCTCGTCGGACGGCCCTCGCTGCTGCTGTGCGACGAGCCCACCGGCAACCTCGACTCCGCGAACGCCTCCTCCGTACTGGGCCTGCTCGACGAACTCCACGCCTCCGGGATGACCGTGCTCGTCATCACCCACGACCCCGAAGTGGCCCGGCGCGGCGCCCGTACCGTCACCATCCACGACGGGCGGCTGCGTACGTGA
- a CDS encoding ABC transporter permease encodes MSTVQRTRLSVRDALAEAVAGMLRRPGRAVLTALGTVLGVGSFVAVLGLTATISSQIDGRFNVLTATEVTIEDVSTQQNEFAGPGFPSDAEQRLRAVAGIEHAGVMWTVRLDSRTTLGALPSGGGSAGGASTSGTSVVAASPGAVAALVPTLQEGRLYDEFSEQSRQRVVVIGSGLAGRLGITTLATRPALYIGQEPFTVAGIISDVERKPENLLSVLVPRATAEELWGQPSPGSAGMLIATELGAARQVADLAPLALRPDHPEYLKAVPPPDPRMLRSGVTSDLSALFLLLAGICLVIGAVGIANTTLVAVLERTGEIGLRRALGARGRHVSAQFLTESAALGALGGLVGTSLGELTVVAVSVARDWTPVIHPATVAAAPAVGLVTGLLAGLYPAWRAARIEPAEALRR; translated from the coding sequence GTGAGCACCGTCCAGCGGACCCGGCTGTCCGTGCGCGACGCACTCGCCGAGGCCGTCGCCGGCATGCTGCGCCGCCCCGGCCGGGCCGTGCTCACCGCCCTCGGCACCGTCCTCGGCGTCGGCAGTTTCGTGGCCGTCCTCGGTCTCACCGCCACCATCTCCTCGCAGATCGACGGCCGGTTCAACGTCCTGACCGCCACCGAGGTGACCATCGAGGACGTGTCCACCCAGCAGAACGAGTTCGCGGGACCCGGTTTCCCCTCCGACGCCGAGCAGCGGTTGCGCGCCGTCGCCGGCATCGAGCACGCCGGGGTCATGTGGACCGTACGGCTCGACTCGCGGACCACCCTCGGCGCCCTGCCCTCCGGCGGCGGGTCGGCCGGCGGGGCGTCCACCAGCGGCACGTCCGTGGTCGCCGCCTCCCCCGGAGCCGTCGCCGCCCTCGTGCCCACCCTCCAGGAGGGCCGCCTCTACGACGAGTTCTCCGAGCAGAGCCGACAGCGCGTGGTCGTCATCGGGTCCGGACTCGCGGGCCGCCTCGGCATCACCACCCTGGCCACCCGGCCCGCGCTCTACATCGGGCAGGAGCCGTTCACCGTCGCGGGGATCATCTCCGACGTGGAACGCAAGCCGGAGAACCTGCTGTCCGTGCTCGTGCCCCGGGCCACCGCCGAGGAACTGTGGGGGCAGCCCTCGCCCGGCAGCGCCGGCATGCTGATCGCCACCGAGCTCGGCGCCGCCCGCCAGGTCGCCGACCTCGCCCCGCTGGCCCTGCGCCCCGACCACCCCGAGTACCTCAAGGCCGTACCGCCGCCCGACCCGCGGATGCTGCGCTCCGGGGTCACCTCGGACCTCAGCGCGCTCTTCCTCCTGCTCGCCGGGATCTGCCTGGTCATCGGCGCGGTGGGGATCGCCAACACCACGCTCGTCGCCGTGCTGGAGCGGACCGGCGAGATCGGGCTGCGCCGGGCGCTCGGCGCCCGGGGGCGGCACGTCTCGGCCCAGTTCCTCACCGAGTCGGCGGCTTTGGGTGCGCTCGGCGGGCTGGTCGGCACCTCGCTCGGCGAGCTGACCGTGGTCGCCGTCTCCGTTGCCCGCGACTGGACCCCGGTGATCCACCCGGCCACCGTCGCCGCGGCGCCGGCCGTCGGCCTGGTCACCGGACTACTGGCCGGCCTCTATCCCGCATGGCGGGCGGCCCGCATCGAGCCGGCCGAGGCCCTGCGAAGATAG
- a CDS encoding geranylgeranyl reductase family protein has protein sequence MTEPLSEHSADVIVVGAGPAGSTTAYYLAKAGLDVLLLEKTAFPREKVCGDGLTPRATKQLVAMGIDISEEAGWLRNKGLRIIGGGQRLQLDWPELASFPDYGLVRKRDDFDETLARQAQKAGARLYERCNVGEPVRDARTGHITGVQAKLGEEKTQVTFHAPLVVAADGNSSRLSLAMGLHRREDRPMGVAVRTYFTSPRHDDDYLESWLELWDRRGAQDRLLPGYGWIFGMGDGTSNVGLGILNSSSAFKELDWREVLKAWCASMPEDWGYTPENMTQPIRGAALPMAFNRQPHYTKGLLLVGDAGGLVNPFNGEGIAYAMESGQIAADVIVQAHARATPALRELTLHSYPKVLKETYGGYYTLGRAFVKLIGNPKVMKVATQRGLTHPVLMKFTLKMLANLTDPTGGDAMDRIINGLSKVAPKA, from the coding sequence GTGACCGAGCCCCTCTCCGAACACTCCGCGGACGTGATCGTCGTCGGGGCCGGGCCCGCCGGCTCGACCACCGCCTACTACCTCGCCAAGGCCGGACTGGACGTCCTGCTGCTGGAGAAGACGGCCTTCCCCCGGGAGAAGGTCTGCGGCGACGGGCTGACCCCGCGCGCCACCAAGCAGCTGGTGGCGATGGGCATCGACATCTCCGAAGAGGCCGGCTGGCTCCGCAACAAGGGCCTGCGCATCATCGGCGGCGGTCAGCGGCTCCAGCTCGATTGGCCGGAACTCGCCTCCTTCCCGGACTACGGACTCGTCCGCAAGCGCGACGACTTCGACGAGACCCTGGCCCGCCAGGCGCAGAAGGCCGGCGCCCGGCTGTACGAGCGCTGCAACGTCGGCGAGCCCGTACGTGACGCGCGCACCGGGCACATCACCGGCGTGCAGGCGAAGCTGGGCGAGGAGAAGACCCAGGTCACCTTCCACGCCCCGCTCGTCGTCGCGGCCGACGGCAACTCCTCGCGGCTCTCCCTCGCGATGGGTCTGCACCGGCGCGAGGACCGGCCGATGGGTGTCGCGGTGCGTACGTACTTCACCTCGCCCCGGCACGACGACGACTACCTGGAGTCCTGGCTGGAGCTGTGGGACCGGCGCGGCGCGCAGGACCGGCTGCTGCCCGGCTACGGCTGGATCTTCGGCATGGGCGACGGTACGTCCAACGTCGGCCTCGGCATCCTCAACTCCTCCTCCGCCTTCAAGGAGCTGGACTGGCGCGAGGTCCTCAAGGCCTGGTGCGCCTCCATGCCGGAGGACTGGGGCTACACCCCCGAGAACATGACCCAGCCGATCCGCGGCGCGGCCCTGCCGATGGCCTTCAACCGGCAACCGCACTACACCAAGGGCCTGCTGCTGGTCGGTGACGCGGGCGGGCTCGTCAACCCGTTCAACGGCGAGGGCATCGCGTACGCCATGGAGTCGGGCCAGATCGCGGCCGACGTCATCGTGCAGGCCCACGCCCGGGCCACCCCGGCGCTGCGCGAACTGACGCTGCACAGCTACCCGAAGGTGCTCAAGGAGACCTACGGCGGCTACTACACGCTGGGCCGCGCCTTCGTGAAGCTGATCGGCAACCCGAAGGTGATGAAGGTGGCCACGCAGCGCGGCCTGACCCACCCGGTGCTGATGAAGTTCACGCTGAAGATGCTGGCCAACCTCACCGACCCGACGGGCGGCGACGCGATGGACCGCATCATCAACGGCCTCTCGAAGGTGGCACCCAAGGCCTGA
- a CDS encoding GNAT family N-acetyltransferase yields the protein MNTSPTRPLPVIQLRVPTDEDAFAWHRAFADPDVMEFLGGPAELSLYEEFTARQRMHDAQLGYCLWTVLDGEGEVLGFTGAQPWPREKEWGPVGEIEIGWRLGRSAWGKGYAYAAALATLDRVREAGVPSVVAMIDEENARSSAVAERLGMTLAKRFPLPGGTRQGRRYELTLTRS from the coding sequence ATGAACACCTCGCCGACCCGGCCGCTCCCCGTCATACAGCTGCGCGTACCCACCGACGAGGACGCCTTCGCCTGGCACCGCGCCTTCGCCGACCCCGACGTCATGGAGTTCCTCGGCGGTCCCGCGGAGCTGTCCCTGTACGAAGAGTTCACCGCGCGCCAGCGCATGCACGACGCACAGCTCGGCTACTGCCTGTGGACCGTCCTGGACGGCGAGGGCGAGGTGCTCGGCTTCACCGGAGCGCAGCCGTGGCCCCGGGAGAAGGAGTGGGGCCCGGTCGGTGAGATCGAGATCGGCTGGCGCCTGGGCCGCTCCGCGTGGGGCAAGGGCTACGCGTACGCGGCCGCCCTGGCCACCTTGGACCGCGTCCGGGAGGCAGGGGTCCCGAGCGTGGTCGCGATGATCGACGAGGAGAACGCCCGCTCCAGCGCGGTCGCCGAACGCCTCGGCATGACCCTGGCGAAGCGGTTCCCCCTCCCGGGAGGCACGCGACAGGGCCGACGGTACGAACTCACGCTCACCCGGAGCTGA